In Miscanthus floridulus cultivar M001 chromosome 5, ASM1932011v1, whole genome shotgun sequence, one genomic interval encodes:
- the LOC136453757 gene encoding scarecrow-like protein 1, giving the protein MSFARRLDPSAYTDNLYIHKFATPSSSFAARRFSSDTQLFRYDPEPYNEYGHMGFTGAPSAAFQNSFCSQQASLKLYHVTDDGRSPSVADTQYNSCSDAAKDSPVVSNVSQQNSQSVSDSQSSEIEVEFDEDDIRLKLQELEHALLDDGDDILFDISQAGSINDEWADPMKNVLLPNSPKESESSISCAVSNSGAPRTPKQLLFDCAAALSEYNTDEAQAIITELRQMVSIQGDPSERIAAYLVEGLAARIVASGNGIYKALTCKDPPTLYQLSAMQILFEICPCFRLGFMAANYAIVEACKGEERLHIIDFDINQGSQYITLIQFLKNNANKPRHLRITGVDDPETVQRPIGGLRVIGQRLEKLAEDCGVSFEFRAVGANIGDVTPAMLDCRPGEALVVNFAFQLHHLPDESVSIMNERDQLLRMVKGLHPKLVTLVEQDANTNTAPFLPRFREVYDYYSALFDSLDATLPRESPDRMNVERQCLAREIVNILACEGPDRVERYEVAGKWRARMTMAGFTPCPFNSNVISGIKSILKSYCDRYKFHEEHGGLHFGWGEKTLIVSSAWQ; this is encoded by the exons ATGTCTTTTGCTAGGCGACTGGACCCGTCAGCTTACACGGACAATCTATACATTCATAAATTTGCCACACCAAGCTCAAGCTTTGCTGCTCGAAGATTTTCCTCTGATACACAGTTGTTCCGTTATGACCCAGAACCATACAATGAGTATGGGCATATGGGTTTCACTGGAGCACCATCCGCTGCATTTCAAAACTCCTTTTGTAGTCAGCAGGCCTCACTAAAACTATACCATGTAACTGATGATGGACGATCTCCAAGTGTTGCAGATACTCAGTATAACTCATGCTCTGATGCAGCAAAAGATTCACCAGTGGTTTCCAATGTCTCGCAGCAGAACTCCCAGTCTGTATCAGATAGTCAGAGTTCTGAAATCGAAGTAGAGTTCGATGAAGATGACATTAGGCTGAAGCTTCAGGAGCTGGAGCATGCTTTACTTGACGATGGTGATGATATCTTATTTGACATTTCCCAGGCAGGTAGCATTAATGATGAATGGGCTGACCCCATGAAGAATGTATTGCTTCCAAATTCACCAAAAGAATCAGAGTCAAGCATCAGTTGTGCTGTTAGCAACAGTGGAGCTCCAAGGACTCCAAAGCAATTGCTCTTTGACTGTGCTGCTGCATTGTCTGAATACAACACAGATGAAGCACAGGCGATCATAACAGAACTCCGACAGATGGTCTCCATTCAAGGGGACCCTTCTGAAAGGATTGCAGCATACCTGGTGGAGGGCCTTGCTGCAAGAATAGTAGCTTCAGGGAACGGCATCTACAAGGCTTTGACATGCAAGGATCCTCCAACTCTGTATCAACTTTCAGCAATGCAAATCCTCTTTGAAATATGCCCATGCTTCCGTTTGGGCTTCATGGCTGCTAATTATGCTATAGTTGAAGCctgcaaaggagaagaaagacTGCACATTATCGACTTTGACATCAATCAGGGCAGCCAGTACATTACATTGATACAATTTCTGAAAAACAATGCAAACAAGCCGCGCCATTTGAGGATAACTGGTGTTGATGATCCTGAGACAGTTCAGAGGCCCATTGGAGGTCTGAGGGTCATTGGGCAACGCCTAGAGAAGCTTGCAGAGGACTGTGGGGTCTCTTTCGAATTCAGGGCTGTGGGTGCTAACATTGGGGATGTTACACCTGCGATGCTTGATTGTCGTCCTGGTGAAGCACTTGTTGTCAATTTTGCATTCCAGTTGCACCATCTTCCTGATGAGAGTGTTTCAATTATGAATGAAAGGGACCAGCTGCTTCGTATGGTGAAGGGACTCCATCCTAAGCTTGTGACCCTGGTTGAGCAGGATGCCAATACCAATACTGCACCGTTTCTGCCAAG GTTCCGTGAAGTCTATGATTACTACTCTGCGCTTTTTGATTCTTTAGATGCGACACTTCCCAGGGAGAGCCCAGATAGAATGAATGTGGAGAGGCAATGTCTTGCACGAGAAATTGTTAACATCTTGGCTTGTGAAGGTCCTGATCGTGTGGAGAG GTACGAAGTTGCTGGGAAATGGAGAGCAAGAATGACAATGGCTGGCTTCACACCATGCCCGTTTAACAGCAATGTCATCAGCGGAATAAAGTCGATACTGAAATCATATTGTGATAGGTACAAGTTCCACGAGGAGCATGGCGGGCTTCACTTTGGCTGGGGGGAGAAGACTCTCATTGTCTCCTCCGCATGGCAATAG